In the genome of Triticum urartu cultivar G1812 chromosome 5, Tu2.1, whole genome shotgun sequence, one region contains:
- the LOC125555494 gene encoding subtilisin-like protease SBT5.3, with amino-acid sequence MAGRALLILAAVLLLCAAECRLVHAWKRSYVVYLGAHPYGREATAEDHARATESHHELLASVVGSKQAAKDAIFYSYNKNINGFAAYLEEEVATQMAKHPDVLTVMPSKMMKLHTTRSWGFMDMERGGQVLPDSIWKHGRFGQDVIIASLDSGVWPESNSFNDEGMAPVPKRWKGSCTDTAKYGVPCNKKLIGAKYFNKDMLLSHPAVVDRNWTRDTEGHGTHTLSTAAGRFVPRASLFGYANGTAKGGAPRARVAVYKVCWTGECATADVIAGFEAAVHDGADVITVSFGVDAPLADASSYFHEAVTLGSLHATIHGVAVVCSGGNQGPFEDTVVNSAPWVTTVAASTVDRDFPDQLTLGNNATMRGISLEASDLHSDKLFPLINASSAALPNCTVNLATNCATGCLDPAKVKGKIVVCVRGGDVPRVMMGMTVLNAGGVGMILANGEMDGNDIQADPHVLPATMITYTEAVSLYNYMSSTSDPAANISPSKTELGVKNSPSIAAFSAHGPSGTLPYVLKPDVAAPGVDILAAFTEYVSPTEVAADKRRSEYAIMSGTSMACPHVSGVMGLLKAAHPNWSPAMMRSAVMTTARTQDNTGAPMREMDGKEATPFAYGSGNVHPNRAVDPGLVYDITPNGYFTFLCSLGFSTKDLSRLSSGKFTCPAKPPPMEDLNYPSIAVPALRRRMTIKRRLKNVGRPGTYRASWRAPFGVNMTVDPTVLVFEKAGEEKEFKVKVASEKDKLGRGYVFGKLVWSDGTHYVRSPIVVNALD; translated from the exons ATGGCGGGCCGGGCGCTGCTCATcctcgccgccgtcctcctcctctgCGCCGCCGAGTGCCGCCTCGTCCACGCATGGAAGAGG TCGTACGTGGTATACCTGGGAGCGCACCCTTATGGGCGCGAGGCGACGGCGGAGGACCACGCGCGCGCCACCGAGTCGCACCATGAGCTCCTCGCCTCGGTCGTCGGGAGCAAGCAGGCGGCCAAGGACGCCATCTTCTACTCCTACAACAAGAACATCAATGGCTTCGCCGCGTATCTCGAGGAGGAGGTGGCCACCCAGATGGCAA AGCATCCGGATGTGCTGACGGTGATGCCGAGCAAGATGATGAAGCTGCACACGACCAGGTCATGGGGCTTCATGGACATGGAGAGGGGCGGCCAGGTGCTCCCGGACTCCATCTGGAAGCACGGCAGGTTCGGCCAGGACGTCATCATCGCCAGCCTCGACAGCGGCGTGTGGCCGGAATCCAACAGCTTCAACGACGAGGGCATGGCCCCGGTGCCCAAGCGCTGGAAGGGCTCCTGCACCGACACCGCCAAGTACGGGGTGCCCTGCAACAAGAAGCTCATCGGCGCCAAGTACTTCAACAAGGACATGCTGCTGTCGCACCCGGCCGTGGTGGACCGCAACTGGACGCGCGACACCGAGGGCCACGGCACGCACACGCTCTCCACCGCCGCCGGCCGCTTCGTGCCGCGCGCCAGCCTCTTCGGCTACGCCAACGGCACCGCCAAGGGCGGCGCCCCGCGCGCCCGCGTCGCCGTCTACAAGGTCTGCTGGACCGGGGAGTGCGCCACCGCCGACGTCATCGCCGGCTTCGAGGCCGCCGTCCACGACGGCGCCGACGTCATCACCGTCTCCTTCGGCGTCGACGCGCCCCTCGCCGACGCCAGCTCCTACTTCCACGAGGCCGTCACCCTCGGCTCCCTCCACGCCACCATCCACGGCGTCGCCGTCGTCTGCTCCGGGGGCAACCAAGGGCCCTTCGAGGACACCGTCGTCAACTCCGCGCCATGGGTCACCACCGTCGCCGCCAGCACCGTCGACAGGGACTTTCCCGACCAGCTCACCCTCGGCAACAACGCCACCATGAGGGGGATAAGCCTTGAGGCATCCGACCTTCACTCCGACAAGCTCTTCCCGCTCATCAACGCAAGCAGCGCCGCGCTCCCCAACTGCACCGTCAACCTCGCCACAAACTGCGCCACGGGCTGCCTTGACCCGGCCAAGGTCAAGGGCAAGATCGTCGTGTGCGTCCGCGGCGGGGATGTCCCGCGGGTCATGATGGGGATGACCGTCCTCAACGCCGGCGGCGTCGGGATGATCCTTGCCAACGGCGAGATGGACGGCAACGACATCCAAGCCGACCCGCACGTGCTCCCGGCCACAATGATCACCTACACCGAGGCCGTCTCTCTCTACAACTACATGTCCTCCACCTCTGACCCGGCCGCCAACATCTCGCCTTCCAAGACGGAGCTCGGCGTCAAGAACTCGCCATCCATCGCCGCCTTCTCCGCTCACGGGCCAAGCGGCACGCTGCCCTACGTCCTCAAGCCGGACGTCGCCGCACCGGGGGTGGACATCCTCGCCGCCTTCACTGAGTACGTCAGCCCCACCGAGGTGGCCGCCGACAAGCGCCGCTCCGAGTACGCCATCATGTCCGGCACCTCCATGGCGTGCCCGCACGTCTCCGGTGTCATGGGCCTCCTCAAGGCGGCGCACCCCAACTGGAGCCCCGCTATGATGCGATCCGCGGTCATGACCACTGCGCGCACCCAGGACAACACCGGCGCGCCCATGCGCGAGATGGACGGCAAGGAGGCCACCCCTTTCGCCTACGGCTCCGGCAACGTGCACCCGAACCGCGCCGTTGACCCGGGCCTCGTCTACGACATCACCCCCAACGGCTACTTCACCTTCCTCTGCTCGCTCGGCTTCTCCACCAAGGACCTGAGCAGGCTCAGCTCCGGCAAGTTTACATGCCCGGCCAAGCCGCCGCCCATGGAGGACCTCAACTACCCATCCATTGCGGTGCCGGCGCTGCGCCGCAGGATGACGATCAAGCGGCGGCTCAAGAACGTGGGCCGACCCGGGACATACCGCGCATCGTGGCGCGCGCCTTTTGGGGTCAACATGACCGTTGACCCGACGGTGCTCGTATTCGAGAAGGCCGGCGAGGAGAAGGAGTTCAAGGTGAAGGTGGCGTCGGAAAAGGACAAACTCGGGAGGGGCTACGTCTTTGGGAAGCTCGTCTGGTCTGATGGGACCCACTATGTCAGGAGCCCCATCGTGGTAAATGCCCTCGATTGA